In Arachis hypogaea cultivar Tifrunner chromosome 17, arahy.Tifrunner.gnm2.J5K5, whole genome shotgun sequence, a single window of DNA contains:
- the LOC112763642 gene encoding protein ALP1-like — protein MGVEEMVAMFLHIIAHDVKIRVIKRQFVRSEETISRRFNDVLLAILRCHNLLLKKPQPFSQDRMDERWKWFKNCLGALDGTHIKVNVLEADKPRYRNRKGDIITNVLGVVAPDMQFIYVLAGWEGSAADSRVLRDALFRNGFSVPQGHYYLCDAGYMNCEGFLAPYRGQKYHLSEFNPHNQPSTAQEFFNMKHSQVRNIIERAFAVLKARWQILRGRSFYPIKTQGRIIIACCLLHNHIRRVMVVDPIDEIEDQNILGVDGETIHHIETSDAWGRWGDQLAQEMWNQWRKRHHAR, from the exons ATGGGTGTGGAAGAAATGGTTGCcatgtttttacatattatagCACATGACGTCAAAATTAGAGTAATAAAGAGACAATTTGTGAGATCTGAAGAAACAATTAGTAGGCGGTTTAATGATGTATTGCTTGCTATTTTGAGATGTCATAATCTCTTACTGAAGAAACCTCAACCATTTAGCCAGGATAGAATGGATGAACGATGGAAATGGTTCAAG aattgtCTAGGAGCCTTAGATGGTACTCATATCAAAGTCAATGTCCTTGAGGCTGATAAGCCTAGATATCGAAACAGAAAAGGCGACATAATAACCAATGTGCTTGGAGTGGTTGCTCCTGATATGCAATTTATCTACGTATTGGCAGGTTGGGAGGGTTCAGCTGCGGATTCTAGGGTATTGCGAGATGCACTATTTCGTAATGGGTTTAGTGTTCCCCAAG GTCATTACTACTTATGTGATGCTGGATACATGAATTGTGAAGGATTTTTGGCACCTTATAGAGGACAAAAATATCATTTGAGTGAGTTTAATCCACATAATCAACCCAGTACAGCTCAAGAGTTTTTTAATATGAAACACTCACAAGTTAGGAATATCATTGAAAGGGCATTTGCAGTATTGAAAGCAAGATGGCAAATTTTAAGGGGAAGATCATTTTATCCTATTAAgactcaaggaagaattataattGCTTGTTGCCTTTTGCATAATCATATTAGAAGAGTGATGGTTGTGGATCCTATTGATGAGATAGAAGATCAAAATATacttggagtagatggtgagacgATCCACCATATTGAGACAAGTGATGCTTGGGGTAGATGGGGAGATCAACTTGCACAAGAAATGTGGAACCAATGGAGAAAAAGACATCACGCtcgataa